TTCTCCCCTTACCGATCAACTCGTCGCTGCGTATTTACTCGGTGGCGCGGTGCCGATCGGTTCTTATAAAAAAATTCCTGTCTGTTCAAACAACACTCAGACGGGTTGTGTGATCAGCTGGAGAACTTTTGGAGAAAAGGCAGAAGTCGGCAAACTTCCTCACGATCTAAAAGGCCCTTATATGTGCGTCAATCCGATCAGTTGGAACGCGGACGAAATTCTCGCGAGCGCGGATTTACATTCCGGCGGAGTAAACGGAAAATTCAAAACAATAAAACCCAAACTCTGTAGCGCGCGTTGCAGCGACGGCGTTCTTCGAATTTCTAAACCGAATGCGGATGGTTTTTCCCGTTGGTTCAGTGATAACTATCACGTATTGGATTACGGAATTTTTTATCAAAACATTCGAAACAACCTTCCGGAAAGAATCGACACCTTTCTAAAATCGAAGAAGAATTAGATTTTCAATTTGCACTGGACTTCGTCGCGACGTCATACACGATTGAATTTTAAAAGGAGAATTCGATGACTTCCTCCGAATTGGAAGCTAAGACGCAAGAATTTAAAAAGATCGTTCCCGTCGAAATAACGATCACACGCTGGGAACATTCTCTCAAGGTAGCGGAGATTGCAAAAGAGTTGGCGATCCTTCATTCTCAGGAAGAAGCCGGTCTTGCTTATCTCGCCGGAATCGTTCACGACATTACAAAACAAAAAACCCCGGAATTTCACCTAACGTTATTCAAGGAATCCGGTCAGGAAGAATTGGAACAACTTCCTTCCGCCGCCTGGCACGCCTACTCTGCGGCCATCTATCTCAAGTCGCAATACAATCTAAAAAACGAATCCGTTCTTTCTGCGGTTCGCAATCACACGTTAGGTGCGGAAACCCCAGGCCCTTTGGATCTAATACTTTATGCAGCCGATTTTTTAGGATCCGAATACGCAGAGAAAAATCCGCTCTATCCGGAATGGAGAGAACAAGCTCGTAAGAATCTATTTATGGGAGTTCTTTACAAGGCGAAGAATACGATGCAAGATTTGATTTTAGGAAATAAAAAAATTCATCCGAGAACGGTAGCGACTTACAACCTCGCCGTTTCAAAATGTGAAACGAAGTTATAAAATCAAGGTTCGAAACGAGTAAGAGAACCCACTCGTTTCGAACACTTTTGAATTACGAATTCGATCTTTTATCCACAGCCCAACCGATCGAAAACGCAACGATCATAATCGGGAGATAACGCAATCCGATCTGGATAAAATAATCGGAGACACTCATCTTCGACATCGGGATCAAAATCAAAAAGTCCAAACCCCAATTGATAACCAGCCAGACAAAACCTGCAAACAGGAGAGTAGATAAAACCTTTCCTGCGACTTTTACCGCGAGTGATGCAAGTAAAAGACTTCCCGTAAGACTGCCGACGAGAAGCATAACGGTCTTAAACAAAAAAAGATCCGTCAGCAATATTCCATCCCTCGAATAAAACGGAATCGCGACCGCGAAGGGAATCAACCAAACCAAAAATCCATAGCTCAAAATTCTAACCAAATACTGTTTCATTTTTCTTTCCTAATAGTTTTCATAAGTTTAAAATCGCTTTCGAGAATTTTAGGAATTTATCCTAAGCCCTCACGGATTCAATCCTTATTCCGCATGAGATAAAGATTCGTTACGGGCGGAAGTTTAGGTTCTGAGTCCGGCTTCTAACGTTCTTGCCCGCTTCTCTACTTTAGAATCGAACCGTTCTCTGATTATAATAGTTTCAATCCGTATTCTCTTCCAAAGGAATTTTCTCTTCGGATACGATCTCAGAATGATGATTCCGATACGCGGTCAAAAGCGAACCCGGAAAAAGAAGTCTCGAAACCATACTCAGGGTTCCGGTCGAAACCTGCAATTCTTCGGGCGCCAACTTCATTCTTTCTTGAGAATATTCAATTTTCATAATTCTTCTCCAAATTTTTCCTTAAAATAATTTCCCCAGTGCGGACGACTTCCGTCCAAATCC
This is a stretch of genomic DNA from Leptospira tipperaryensis. It encodes these proteins:
- the yqeK gene encoding bis(5'-nucleosyl)-tetraphosphatase (symmetrical) YqeK — protein: MTSSELEAKTQEFKKIVPVEITITRWEHSLKVAEIAKELAILHSQEEAGLAYLAGIVHDITKQKTPEFHLTLFKESGQEELEQLPSAAWHAYSAAIYLKSQYNLKNESVLSAVRNHTLGAETPGPLDLILYAADFLGSEYAEKNPLYPEWREQARKNLFMGVLYKAKNTMQDLILGNKKIHPRTVATYNLAVSKCETKL